In one Achromobacter spanius genomic region, the following are encoded:
- a CDS encoding FAD-binding oxidoreductase, with the protein MNAPLHAETLRRPVPAACLDALRARFGDRLSESAAVREHHGRDESPYPAMLPDAVVFAHSTEDVAAVAKLCNEHHVPLIPYGAGSSLEGHILAIQGGISLDLSQMNKVLAINAEDLTATVQAGVLRKQLNEEIRSTGLFFPIDPGADASLGGMAATRASGTNAVRYGTMRENVMSLTVVTADGRIIRTAGRARKSSAGYDLTRIFVGSEGTLGIITEVTVRLYPQPEAVSAAVCNFPTLDDAVQSVIEIIQMGVPIARVEFMDAASVRSVNQYSKLTLRETPLLVFEFHGSPAGVQEQAETVQAITAEHGGMDFEWAERPEDRSRLWTARHNAYFAGLQLRPGCRASTTDVCVPISRLADCVRDTVEELERASFPYTIVGHVGDGNFHVLMLLDADNPKEWEESETINHNLVRRAIAADGTCTGEHGVGLHKMQFMAEEHGDDALELMRSLKHAFDPNNILNPGKIVSW; encoded by the coding sequence ATGAACGCTCCCTTGCACGCTGAAACGTTGCGCCGTCCGGTGCCCGCCGCCTGTCTGGATGCCTTGCGCGCGCGCTTTGGCGACCGCCTGTCCGAGTCCGCCGCCGTCCGTGAACATCACGGCCGCGACGAATCGCCGTACCCCGCCATGCTGCCTGACGCCGTGGTCTTCGCGCACAGCACGGAAGACGTGGCCGCGGTTGCCAAGCTGTGCAATGAGCATCACGTTCCCTTGATTCCCTATGGCGCCGGCTCGTCGCTGGAAGGCCATATCCTGGCGATCCAGGGCGGCATCAGCCTTGATCTGTCCCAGATGAACAAGGTGTTGGCCATCAACGCCGAAGACCTGACCGCCACGGTGCAGGCCGGCGTGCTGCGCAAGCAGCTCAATGAAGAAATTCGCAGCACCGGTTTGTTTTTCCCGATTGATCCGGGCGCCGACGCCAGCCTGGGCGGCATGGCCGCCACGCGCGCGTCGGGCACCAATGCCGTGCGCTACGGCACCATGCGCGAAAACGTCATGTCGCTGACCGTGGTGACGGCCGACGGTCGCATCATCCGCACGGCGGGCCGCGCGCGCAAATCATCCGCTGGCTACGATCTGACGCGCATCTTCGTGGGCAGCGAAGGCACGCTGGGCATCATCACCGAAGTCACCGTGCGCCTGTATCCGCAGCCTGAAGCCGTATCGGCCGCGGTCTGCAACTTCCCCACGCTGGACGACGCCGTGCAAAGCGTCATCGAGATCATCCAGATGGGCGTGCCGATCGCGCGCGTGGAATTCATGGATGCCGCCAGCGTGCGGTCGGTGAACCAGTACAGCAAGCTGACCCTGCGCGAAACGCCGCTGCTGGTGTTCGAATTTCATGGCAGCCCGGCCGGCGTGCAGGAACAAGCCGAAACGGTGCAAGCCATTACCGCCGAACATGGCGGCATGGACTTTGAATGGGCCGAACGCCCCGAAGATCGCAGTCGCCTGTGGACGGCGCGCCACAACGCCTACTTCGCCGGCCTGCAACTGCGGCCCGGCTGCCGCGCCAGCACCACCGACGTCTGCGTGCCGATCTCGCGCTTGGCTGATTGCGTGCGCGATACCGTTGAAGAGTTGGAGCGCGCCAGCTTTCCGTACACCATCGTCGGCCACGTTGGCGACGGCAATTTCCATGTGCTGATGTTGTTGGACGCCGACAATCCGAAGGAATGGGAAGAGTCGGAAACGATCAACCACAACCTGGTGCGCCGCGCGATCGCCGCCGACGGCACTTGCACGGGCGAGCACGGCGTGGGCCTGCACAAAATGCAGTTCATGGCGGAAGAACATGGCGACGATGCGCTTGAACTGATGCGCAGCCTGAAGCATGCGTTTGACCCGAACAACATCTTGAACCCGGGCAAGATCGTGTCCTGGTAA
- a CDS encoding FAD-linked oxidase C-terminal domain-containing protein, producing the protein MNSLVETGLAQVQAPYSLQQLIEALSAALPAHCVLFREEDTRPYECDGLSLYRALPAVVALPETEEHVQAVMRICKRLNAPVVARGAGTGLSGGAMPHSQGVLLGLSKFNRIKHIDLASATAVVQPGVRNLAISEAAAPYGLYYAPDPSSQIACSIGGNVAENSGGVHCLKYGLTVHNVLRVRVVTIDGDIVELGSEAPDAPGLDLLSVFIGSEGMLGVVTEVTVKLIPKPACAQVVMASFSSVEAAGNAVTQVIAAGMIPAGLEMMDRRATHMVEPFVRAGYDMDAQAILLCESDGTPDEVAHEIARMEAVFRDAGATRCQVSTSEAERLKFWAGRKNAFPAAGRVSPDYYCMDGTIPRRHLARVLGAIEQMEDEFGLRCANVFHAGDGNLHPLILFDSNKPDEVERAEKFGAAILELCVQVGGTVTGEHGVGMEKINQMCVQFSREELDAFLAVKRAFDPPCLLNPEKVIPTLARCAEYGKMHVHAGELRFPDLARF; encoded by the coding sequence ATGAATTCACTGGTCGAAACCGGCCTGGCACAAGTGCAGGCGCCTTATTCGTTGCAGCAGCTCATCGAGGCGTTGTCGGCCGCGTTGCCCGCGCACTGCGTATTGTTCCGCGAAGAAGATACTCGCCCCTACGAATGTGACGGCCTGTCGTTGTATCGCGCGCTGCCCGCCGTTGTTGCACTGCCTGAAACCGAAGAACACGTGCAAGCCGTCATGCGGATCTGCAAACGCTTGAACGCGCCGGTGGTGGCGCGTGGCGCGGGCACCGGTTTGTCGGGCGGCGCCATGCCGCACAGCCAGGGCGTGTTGCTGGGGCTGTCCAAATTCAACCGCATCAAGCATATCGATCTGGCGAGCGCCACGGCGGTTGTGCAGCCCGGCGTGCGCAACCTGGCCATATCCGAAGCGGCGGCCCCTTACGGCTTGTATTACGCGCCAGACCCATCCAGCCAGATCGCCTGTTCCATCGGCGGCAATGTGGCTGAAAACTCCGGCGGCGTGCACTGCCTGAAGTACGGCCTGACCGTGCACAACGTGCTGCGCGTGCGGGTCGTCACGATTGACGGCGACATCGTAGAACTGGGTTCCGAAGCGCCCGATGCCCCGGGCCTGGACCTGCTGTCGGTCTTCATCGGCTCCGAAGGCATGTTGGGCGTGGTCACCGAAGTGACGGTGAAACTGATTCCCAAGCCTGCTTGCGCGCAGGTCGTCATGGCCAGTTTTTCCAGCGTCGAGGCGGCGGGCAATGCCGTCACGCAGGTGATCGCGGCGGGCATGATTCCCGCCGGCCTGGAAATGATGGACCGCCGCGCCACGCACATGGTGGAACCTTTCGTGCGCGCGGGCTACGACATGGACGCGCAAGCCATTCTGTTGTGCGAGTCTGACGGCACACCCGACGAAGTGGCGCACGAGATTGCGCGGATGGAAGCGGTATTCCGCGATGCGGGCGCCACACGCTGCCAGGTGTCCACATCGGAAGCCGAGCGCCTGAAATTCTGGGCGGGCCGCAAGAACGCGTTTCCGGCGGCAGGCCGGGTGTCGCCCGATTACTACTGCATGGATGGCACGATTCCGCGGCGCCACCTGGCGCGCGTGCTGGGCGCCATCGAGCAGATGGAAGACGAATTCGGCCTGCGCTGCGCCAACGTGTTCCATGCGGGCGACGGCAATCTGCACCCGCTGATTCTGTTTGATTCGAACAAGCCGGACGAGGTGGAGCGTGCCGAGAAATTCGGCGCGGCCATTCTTGAGCTGTGCGTGCAGGTAGGAGGCACCGTGACCGGAGAGCACGGTGTGGGTATGGAGAAAATAAATCAAATGTGCGTGCAATTCTCTCGCGAAGAACTCGACGCGTTCCTGGCGGTCAAGCGGGCGTTCGACCCGCCGTGCCTGCTGAATCCTGAAAAAGTCATTCCCACGCTGGCCCGCTGCGCCGAATACGGCAAGATGCACGTCCATGCGGGTGAGTTGCGGTTCCCCGATCTCGCTCGTTTCTAG
- the glcE gene encoding glycolate oxidase subunit GlcE: protein MDFVLSELCDQVMTARAGHKPLFVMGGGSKAFYGNYRPVTPQDGHCLLDMTPYRGIVSYHPSELVVTVRAGTPLAELEATLAENGQMLAFEPPHFAQAATVGGCVASGLSGPRRMSAGALRDFVLGTRLLDSEGRMLSFGGEVMKNVAGYDVSRLLAGSHGIFGAILDVSLKVVPRPMEELTLVLPATQAQALASFALWRGKPLPISATSWTGGDDNAEGSMHVRLSGAPPAIASARRVVGGDPLAPDAADAWWQSLREQTHEFFQPDRPLWRLALPPTAAVLGLGQTLIEWGGGQRWLSGQHDAATLRETAARMGGHATLFRLGNTKPPADGVFHPLAPGVAAITRRLKQELDPSSLFNPGRLVLEL, encoded by the coding sequence ATGGATTTTGTCCTGTCGGAATTGTGCGACCAGGTCATGACGGCCCGTGCCGGCCACAAACCGCTGTTTGTGATGGGCGGCGGCAGCAAGGCGTTCTACGGCAACTACCGCCCGGTCACGCCGCAAGACGGCCACTGCCTGTTGGATATGACACCGTATCGCGGCATCGTCAGCTACCACCCGTCCGAGTTGGTGGTGACCGTGCGCGCGGGCACGCCCTTGGCTGAACTGGAAGCGACGCTGGCCGAGAACGGACAGATGCTGGCCTTTGAACCGCCGCACTTCGCCCAAGCCGCGACGGTGGGCGGGTGCGTGGCATCGGGCCTGTCGGGCCCGCGCCGTATGAGCGCTGGCGCGCTGCGTGATTTTGTACTCGGCACGCGGCTGCTGGATTCAGAAGGGCGGATGCTGTCGTTCGGCGGTGAAGTCATGAAGAACGTTGCGGGCTACGATGTGTCGCGCCTGTTGGCCGGATCGCACGGCATCTTCGGCGCCATTCTGGATGTGTCGTTGAAGGTGGTGCCCCGCCCCATGGAAGAGCTGACGCTGGTGCTGCCCGCCACGCAGGCGCAGGCCTTGGCCAGCTTTGCGTTATGGCGTGGCAAGCCCTTGCCGATTTCCGCCACCAGTTGGACGGGCGGTGATGACAACGCCGAAGGCAGCATGCACGTGCGCCTGTCGGGCGCCCCGCCGGCAATCGCCAGCGCACGGCGGGTCGTGGGGGGAGACCCGCTGGCGCCCGATGCGGCCGATGCGTGGTGGCAGTCCCTGCGCGAGCAGACCCATGAATTTTTTCAGCCGGACCGCCCCTTGTGGCGTCTTGCCTTGCCGCCCACCGCCGCCGTGCTGGGTCTGGGCCAGACCCTGATTGAATGGGGCGGCGGGCAGCGTTGGCTGTCCGGCCAGCACGACGCGGCCACGCTGCGCGAGACCGCCGCGCGGATGGGCGGGCACGCCACCTTGTTCCGTCTTGGCAATACCAAGCCGCCGGCTGACGGTGTCTTCCATCCCCTGGCGCCTGGCGTCGCGGCGATTACCCGCCGGCTCAAGCAGGAGCTTGACCCGTCCAGCCTGTTCAACCCTGGCCGCCTGGTTCTGGAGCTATAG
- the glcF gene encoding glycolate oxidase subunit GlcF, protein MQTNLASWARDTDLGNEADAILRRCVHCGFCTATCPTYQVLGDELDSPRGRIYLIKQVLEGAPPTQSTQRHLDRCLTCRNCETTCPSGVEYGHLIDIGRKIVDERVPRSWADRTKRNLLRRAMLSPLFAPAMRVGQAMRGLLPDALKRKVPERRDAGVLPQVAGHARQVLMLAGCVQPAMMPTIDAATIRVLDAVGIGARIAPGAGCCGAVSFHLDAQEAALAQMRGNIDAWWPLVQDGAVEAIVMNASGCGAMVKEYAHHLKHDPAYAQKAADIVALVKDVAEIVAPHAAQLRARLPDGVRAAFHPPCTLQHWQGLRPLSEQLLVDLGFDLQPFADKHLCCGSAGAYSVLNPEIALELRDRKLSAIAAGGPDVILSANIGCIGHLQSGTDTPVRHWVEVVDEQLRQAAAG, encoded by the coding sequence ATGCAAACCAACCTGGCATCCTGGGCCCGCGACACCGACTTGGGCAACGAGGCCGACGCCATTCTGCGTCGGTGCGTGCATTGTGGTTTCTGCACGGCCACCTGTCCCACGTATCAGGTGCTGGGCGATGAGCTCGACAGCCCGCGCGGTCGCATTTATCTGATCAAGCAGGTGCTGGAGGGCGCGCCGCCCACGCAATCCACGCAACGGCATCTGGACCGCTGCCTGACCTGCCGCAATTGCGAAACCACTTGCCCGTCGGGTGTGGAGTACGGTCACTTGATCGATATCGGCCGCAAGATCGTTGACGAGCGTGTGCCGCGTTCCTGGGCGGACAGGACCAAGCGCAATCTGCTGCGCCGGGCGATGTTGTCGCCGCTGTTCGCGCCCGCGATGCGGGTGGGGCAGGCGATGCGTGGACTGTTGCCCGATGCGCTCAAGCGCAAGGTGCCCGAGCGCCGCGACGCGGGCGTGCTGCCCCAGGTTGCGGGGCACGCGCGGCAAGTGCTGATGCTGGCAGGTTGCGTGCAGCCGGCCATGATGCCCACGATTGACGCCGCCACCATCCGGGTGCTGGACGCCGTGGGTATCGGTGCGCGCATTGCGCCGGGCGCGGGGTGCTGCGGCGCGGTCAGCTTCCATCTGGATGCGCAAGAGGCGGCGCTGGCGCAGATGCGCGGCAACATCGACGCCTGGTGGCCGCTGGTGCAAGACGGCGCGGTCGAAGCCATCGTCATGAATGCGTCCGGTTGCGGCGCGATGGTGAAGGAATACGCGCATCACCTGAAGCATGATCCCGCCTACGCGCAGAAGGCGGCGGATATCGTTGCGCTGGTCAAGGACGTGGCCGAAATCGTGGCGCCGCATGCCGCGCAACTGCGTGCGCGCTTGCCTGATGGCGTGCGCGCCGCCTTTCATCCGCCGTGCACGCTGCAACATTGGCAGGGCTTGCGGCCCTTGTCCGAGCAGCTATTGGTGGACTTGGGCTTTGATTTGCAGCCATTCGCCGACAAGCATCTGTGCTGCGGATCGGCGGGGGCGTACTCGGTGTTGAACCCGGAGATTGCCCTGGAACTGCGCGACCGCAAGCTGAGCGCCATCGCGGCGGGCGGGCCGGATGTGATTCTGTCGGCCAACATCGGCTGCATCGGCCATCTGCAAAGCGGCACCGACACGCCGGTGCGGCATTGGGTGGAAGTGGTGGACGAGCAGCTGCGCCAGGCGGCTGCGGGATAA
- a CDS encoding NAD(P)(+) transhydrogenase (Re/Si-specific) subunit beta: protein MISLNLVTLLYLIASICFIQALKGLSHPTTSRLGNAFGMAGMAIAVLTTAALIIGLAREGTATIGLGWVVLGLLVGGSIGTLMARRVEMTKMPELVAFMHSMIGLAAVAIAVAVVAEPHAFGIVPAGMLIPTGNRFELFIGTFVGAITFSGSVIAFGKLSGKYKFRLFQGAPVVFSGQHMLNLALALVMLGCGVWFMLTQEWTPFIIMTLIAFVLGVLIIIPIGGADMPVVVSMLNSYSGWAAAGIGFSLNNPMLIIAGSLVGSSGAILSYIMCKAMNRSFFNVILGGFGGQAGGAADAGAAQQRSVKSGSADDAAFLMSNAESVTIVPGYGLAVARAQHALKELATKLTERGVTVKYAIHPVAGRMPGHMNVLLAEAEVPYDQVFEMEDINSEFAQTDVVLVLGANDVVNPAAKNDPKSPIAGMPILEAYKARTVIVNKRSMASGYAGLDNELFYMDRTMMVFGDAKKVLEDMVKAVE from the coding sequence ATGATCTCGCTGAATCTGGTCACCCTGCTTTATCTGATTGCTTCGATCTGCTTCATCCAGGCGCTCAAGGGCCTGTCGCACCCGACCACGTCGCGGCTGGGCAACGCCTTCGGCATGGCCGGCATGGCGATCGCGGTGCTGACCACGGCGGCGCTCATCATCGGCCTGGCGCGCGAGGGCACCGCCACCATCGGCCTGGGCTGGGTCGTGCTGGGCCTGTTGGTGGGCGGCTCCATCGGCACCTTGATGGCGCGCCGCGTCGAGATGACAAAGATGCCCGAACTGGTCGCCTTCATGCACAGCATGATCGGCCTGGCGGCGGTGGCCATCGCAGTGGCGGTGGTGGCCGAACCGCATGCGTTCGGCATCGTGCCGGCCGGCATGCTGATTCCCACCGGCAACCGCTTCGAGCTCTTCATCGGCACGTTCGTGGGCGCCATCACGTTCTCGGGCTCGGTCATCGCGTTTGGCAAGCTGTCGGGCAAGTACAAGTTCCGGCTGTTCCAAGGCGCGCCCGTCGTCTTTTCCGGCCAGCACATGCTGAACCTGGCGTTGGCGTTGGTGATGCTGGGCTGCGGCGTGTGGTTCATGCTGACGCAGGAATGGACGCCCTTCATCATCATGACGCTGATCGCCTTCGTGCTGGGCGTGCTGATCATCATTCCGATCGGCGGCGCGGACATGCCGGTGGTGGTGTCGATGCTGAACAGCTATTCGGGTTGGGCGGCGGCCGGCATCGGCTTTTCGCTCAACAACCCGATGCTGATCATCGCCGGTTCGCTGGTGGGGTCGTCCGGCGCCATCCTGTCCTACATCATGTGCAAGGCGATGAACCGCTCGTTCTTCAATGTGATTCTGGGCGGCTTCGGTGGGCAGGCGGGCGGCGCGGCGGATGCGGGCGCGGCGCAGCAACGCAGCGTCAAGTCGGGCAGCGCGGATGATGCGGCCTTCCTCATGAGCAACGCCGAAAGCGTCACCATCGTGCCGGGCTACGGCCTGGCCGTGGCGCGCGCGCAGCACGCGCTGAAGGAATTGGCCACCAAGCTCACCGAGCGCGGCGTGACGGTCAAGTACGCCATCCACCCCGTTGCCGGCCGCATGCCGGGCCACATGAACGTGCTGCTGGCCGAGGCCGAAGTGCCCTACGACCAGGTCTTCGAAATGGAAGACATCAACAGCGAGTTCGCGCAGACCGACGTGGTGCTGGTGCTGGGGGCCAACGACGTGGTCAACCCCGCCGCCAAGAACGACCCCAAGTCGCCCATTGCCGGCATGCCCATTCTTGAGGCCTACAAGGCACGCACCGTAATCGTGAACAAGCGCTCCATGGCCTCGGGATACGCCGGCCTGGATAACGAGTTGTTCTACATGGACCGCACGATGATGGTGTTCGGCGATGCGAAGAAGGTGCTGGAAGACATGGTGAAAGCGGTCGAATAG
- a CDS encoding NAD(P) transhydrogenase subunit alpha — MEAINPTLMNLIIFVLAIYVGYHVVWNVTPALHTPLMAVTNAISAIIIVGAMLAAALTEGGLARGMGVFAVALAAVNVFGGFLVTRRMLEMFKKKDRKPGKEDAK; from the coding sequence ATGGAAGCGATCAACCCCACCCTGATGAACCTCATCATCTTCGTGTTGGCCATCTATGTTGGCTACCACGTCGTCTGGAATGTCACGCCCGCCCTGCACACGCCGCTGATGGCGGTCACCAACGCCATCTCGGCCATCATCATCGTGGGCGCCATGCTGGCGGCCGCGCTGACCGAAGGCGGGCTGGCGCGCGGCATGGGCGTGTTCGCGGTGGCGCTTGCGGCGGTGAACGTATTCGGCGGCTTTCTCGTCACGCGGCGCATGCTGGAAATGTTCAAGAAAAAAGATCGCAAGCCGGGCAAGGAGGACGCGAAATGA
- a CDS encoding Re/Si-specific NAD(P)(+) transhydrogenase subunit alpha, which produces MHIGIPKETRDGETRVAATPETVKKYVGGKHTVVVERGAGDAARYPDDAYEAAGATLGSTQDALGAELVLKVRAPSPTELPQMKPGAVVIGMLDPFDAEGIEHMAAAGLTGFALEAAPRITRAQSLDVLSSQANLAGYKAVLLAAHHYGRLIPMMMTAAGTLKAARAVVLGTGVAGLQAIATAKRLGAVVEASDVRPAAREQVESLGAKFIDVPFETDEEREIAEGKGGYARAMPPGWMARQAALVSERCKQADIVITTALIPGRPAPTLVSADTVAAMRPGSVLVDLAVERGGNCPLSEKGQIVEKHGVTIIGLTNLPGLVATDASALYARNVMDFLKLIINADGALAIQRDDEIVAACLVCEGGNVTRRT; this is translated from the coding sequence ATGCACATCGGGATACCAAAAGAGACCCGAGACGGGGAAACCCGTGTCGCAGCAACACCGGAGACCGTCAAGAAGTACGTAGGCGGCAAACACACCGTTGTCGTGGAGCGTGGGGCAGGCGACGCCGCCCGCTATCCGGACGACGCCTATGAGGCCGCGGGCGCCACGCTCGGTTCCACCCAGGATGCCCTGGGCGCGGAACTTGTCCTGAAGGTTCGCGCCCCCTCCCCCACCGAATTGCCCCAGATGAAGCCGGGCGCCGTCGTCATCGGCATGCTCGACCCATTCGACGCCGAAGGCATTGAACACATGGCCGCCGCGGGGTTGACCGGCTTTGCCCTGGAAGCCGCGCCACGCATCACGCGCGCGCAAAGCCTGGACGTGCTGTCTTCGCAGGCCAACCTGGCCGGCTACAAGGCCGTGCTGCTGGCCGCCCACCACTACGGCAGGCTGATTCCCATGATGATGACCGCCGCCGGCACACTGAAGGCCGCGCGGGCCGTCGTGCTGGGCACGGGCGTGGCCGGCTTGCAGGCTATTGCCACGGCCAAGCGGCTGGGTGCGGTGGTCGAAGCGTCCGACGTACGCCCCGCCGCGCGCGAACAGGTGGAGTCGCTGGGCGCCAAGTTCATCGACGTGCCTTTTGAAACCGACGAGGAACGCGAAATTGCCGAAGGCAAGGGCGGCTACGCGCGCGCCATGCCTCCCGGCTGGATGGCGCGTCAGGCGGCGCTCGTGTCCGAACGCTGCAAGCAGGCCGACATCGTCATCACCACCGCGCTGATCCCCGGCCGCCCCGCCCCGACCCTGGTGTCCGCCGACACCGTTGCCGCCATGCGGCCCGGCTCGGTACTGGTCGACCTGGCTGTCGAGCGCGGCGGCAATTGCCCGCTGTCCGAAAAAGGCCAGATCGTTGAAAAACACGGCGTGACGATCATCGGCCTGACCAACCTGCCGGGCCTGGTCGCCACCGACGCGTCCGCGCTCTATGCGCGCAACGTCATGGACTTCCTGAAGCTCATCATCAATGCGGACGGCGCGCTGGCGATCCAGCGCGACGATGAAATCGTGGCGGCCTGCCTGGTATGCGAAGGCGGCAATGTGACGCGGAGGACTTGA